In Lolium perenne isolate Kyuss_39 chromosome 5, Kyuss_2.0, whole genome shotgun sequence, the sequence TTGTGGCCAATAGGGAAAGTTGCTGTGCTTCTTCTGGACCAGACGAAGAAAAGATGTTTGATTGAGTATGGTGCTGACACCAAGGGTGTCTGGTCAATCATAGAAAAGGAATATGATGCAGCAGCTGGTATTTCACACAGTACCAACCAGCCAGCAGGCCAGGAATCGACAAATACAACAATCTTTGGTACTTTGGATGGTCCATTTATGCTTCAACAACTGGCAATATCAGAGGTGCAGCGTAGAGCAGGTCAGTTTTATCACTACAGCCTTTAATTTATATATCATATTTGCCATTTTCTTTTTTGAGTTGGTGAGGTTTCCTCGCTTTGATCAAGGTTATTAGTAGTATTGCCAAAAATACTTTTCATGTCATGAAACATACTTGCTAGAACAAGGAGAAGAGCGTGGATCAAAGTTTCTGTTAATATTGTAAATAAAGGTTTACATGGGTTATGTTCCAAATTGTACTAAATTGGAACTGTAGTTGATGTGCATTTGCTTTACAGAAAACAAGAACAAGTGTATGGTCCGAGAATGTATCCCAAAAATGTACCTCTCACTTGCTTTTGATTCATGTAAAACCATTTAGTCTCAGTCAAAATAATAACATCAGCAAAGAAAATTGGTTAATTATTTCTCGTGGCACTATTCTCCTTATTTGTATTGGTTGTGTACAAGCTGCTAATAATGAAACTTGATTTGATTTTATCAACTAGCAGACTGAAATAACTTGGGACACTATAATGGTTAATTCCCTTGTACATGAACAAACAGTAGCTCGTTGCTTGCTAGAGACCGCTATTTATATATTTGTATAAATATGATCGTGTAAAAGTATGGTATATGAACTTGGTTTTGTTTATATTTTGTGCATTTTCTGTTTAATCCACCTATGCATCGTTTGTTGCTCATTATGGTAAACTTATTGTCTTAATAGGTATGGATGGCTCGGACTTGCTTGTTCTCAACGAAGATTTGACATACTCATTGAGTAAAGAAAGGACGGCTACCAAGTTGTTCATTGTGGAATATAAGAAAACCACGAAGGGAAAATTTGTGGAAATATCTCTAGAAGAGTTGATTCGCAGGTTTGTTTTACCTACTTGATAGTTCATGATTGTAGGTTAGAGCCCTTTTGATCAACCATTCCTTAGTTTATTAAATCAGACCATTGTAGGGTAGAGCTTGATTCAAACTGGCACCCTTTAAAATGCGTGGCTTGCTTAGTAACACATTTATTGCATATGTCGGTACAAGTTGGTTTGCTATAACTGTTCCTTTTTTTTGGGTGTGTCTATGTcccagttgactgagattttcttaagtctcagaaaaatgcaagtgcagttcaaagaaaagtgcaactcggtccagttgcacatttctggcagaaaagtgcaattgcacttttttaacagaaaagtgcaactcaagcacttttttgtaagtgacttagactgactgagacatagcaaaaccgttttTTTTTCTTCTGCCGGTAACACATTCCATGTATATGTGATATTGTTCTGCTCATGTTTATCATGTAAATCATGTTTATTTTCCATTTTCCTCTACAATGAGGATTGTTTGCTCAATGTTGTTTGATTGTTAGCTTTTGCTATATCTTGACAATACCGAGATTTTTCACCTTTCCCTCTTCGGCAGTATGACTGGTCCAGTATTTGTAAATGATCCGTTCCCGAAAACAACATCTGTAGTTGAGTACTATCACATTCTTCCATATAAGGAGATTTTACAAGGACTCCTCCAGAGGTAACATAAGATTTGTTCTCAGCTATTTATGTGTGAAACTAGGACTCCTCCACAGGTAACACAATTCTTCGTAACACTTGACATGTTTCAGGAAATGGACTGTTATCCCCCAACATGGATTGAACTCTGTGATTGATGAAAAATTGGAAGAGCAAGGCGAGAATAGCATGTCGAAGATGAAAAAACAGACTGCAAAAGTGTCAACTCCAAAGCAAAACAAACGAGCAATAAAAGCAACTGGTGCCAATAGCAACCAGAACTCCAGCATCAGCAACCAAAAGAAAAGTTGCAAAAGAAAAGCTGAAGCCTCCAGGGCTACAGCAGCAGAGGGTCCAGATGGTGAGAGCCCCATAACAGAAAATGAATCACTTATTGTTCCTGATGTCAAAACTTCAGGATTCGTGACTAAGTCAATAAATACAAAAGCAACAACAGTAGTAAGTGGAGGACCTGTATTCCTACAGTCCGGTGAGTATTCTAACCATATTTAGATATTACTGATACATTGTTCATTATTAGTCTTCTAATACAATCAACTTCAGGTGGTCAAGTGGACAAGAACAAAACTCAGAATGACAACATGCACCAAGATGTCTCTCCTCCAATGGTAAGCTAAATTACAGCTTGTAAGTATTGAAAAAACTACAATAATAGCACCCATTACGAACAACTCTGAAATGGTTATAGAAGTAAATTTTCAAATATGGTGACCTGGTAATAATTATAAATTTATGGTTCCATCCTTGTCCATACAAATGTTGTTGTGGTGTTTTTTGTGCTTTATTCTGTTTGTTTCTGTTTTCCTACACACTctattatctttactattaaatgggagttggtcgtttgacactcaacgcactttgatgGTCGTCATTAAAACAATCCGGACCCTCTAATATCTCTCGGCCAAACTTCACCGTCCGATCTACGAGCAAATCCCACGAACCATAATCATAGCTGAATTGCCGCCGCAGCTCACCACCAAAATAGTTTTTTTCCTCCTATCTCTCAGCGTCGCAGGTATTCTCTCGTTAGCTCGCCTAGGTTTCCTGCTGAAAATGAATCGCCGCCGCCTCCGTACCCAGCGCCGTCCCCGAGACACTGCCACTGCACCACCCGTGCCTCCCGCCCGCCTGGAAATCACGCTGAGAAGGGATATGTCGTCAAGCAGGGACATGTCGAGCGGGTTGAGTTCTTCACACGCCGCCCCTACCGGCCATGTAGATGGCGGGGTGGATCTTTGACGAGGGGAGGAGCATCTGCGGCCAAATCGTCCTTCCCCAAGCACGACTAAATCGCGCGCCGCCCCCTGCCCGAGATCCCTATCTCGTACAACCGTTCTCGCGTACCGCCCGGTTTCCCCCGGACATCCCCACGCGCCTCCACGTCCGTCCATGCTCGTGACTACAACCTCCACGGGGATCTCCTCCGAGCGCTGCCCCGACATGGCTACTCCGGATAATAATCCGCACGGCCCCGTCGGCCTGACCTACTGCCCAGGGATGGTCCTCACGCACAGATTGGGCCATTTGCTGTCGGACTACCTTTCTCCAGGTCTGTGGTCGCTGTGGTTGAGGTCTATTGTCGTCCAGTCCATGCTACAGCACTACATGTCCATCCATCCTGGTGTGCTCTTCAAACTTCTATAGAGATTTTTGCTGATATGTGAGATTTTTTGAAGATTTGGTACAAATTATGCTGAATATTTTTAGTATGGTTGTGCAGTACACTAAGTATAGCTTACTAAACGGCGCTGCACTAATCAAATCTTCTGTCATATATGCTTTTCTATTGATCTTTGATCTTTGTATTCAGGAGGATGTGAATAGTTCAAGGGCCTGAACTGACTGCTCAAGGTGAAGCAGCAGCATCATCATTTGGCACAAACACACTCTTGATTGAGAAGTATATTACTCAATCAAGGCACATAGAAGTCCAGGTAACATTGTGATATCAGTC encodes:
- the LOC127302411 gene encoding uncharacterized protein isoform X2; the protein is MSSAGGGGGDGAVVEEELVHMEDAVKLLVDHLVRPVLPRRAGKDERHMTLEKQRAVAQQVHTAVILYNYYHRKMCPRLAFADAKRFFICASLSVGEDLFPYLCILHARENDCGHDVGLSVTDRKGIQACEIAEQLDVTKDYPDMELWPIGKVAVLLLDQTKKRCLIEYGADTKGVWSIIEKEYDAAAGISHSTNQPAGQESTNTTIFGTLDGPFMLQQLAISEVQRRAGMDGSDLLVLNEDLTYSLSKERTATKLFIVEYKKTTKGKFVEISLEELIRSMTGPVFVNDPFPKTTSVVEYYHILPYKEILQGLLQRKWTVIPQHGLNSVIDEKLEEQGENSMSKMKKQTAKVSTPKQNKRAIKATGANSNQNSSISNQKKSCKRKAEASRATAAEGPDGESPITENESLIVPDVKTSGFVTKSINTKATTVVSGGPVFLQSGGQVDKNKTQNDNMHQDVSPPMLHKECILQERSIQCDMDIQTILNEGKMTPKVLSTGDKYKGTCSNMMDAANSSGSGDGGLTMSTKRKTLKEALHIRNKCQELDEICNVCEWVLPRYTIHPSVADGMFCASVHLTCPDFDMSIAGDPSLTPREARCSAAVNMMVELHKKAKHDT
- the LOC127302411 gene encoding uncharacterized protein isoform X3 — translated: MCPRLAFADAKRFFICASLSVGEDLFPYLCILHARENDCGHDVGLSVTDRKGIQACEIAEQLDVTKDYPDMELWPIGKVAVLLLDQTKKRCLIEYGADTKGVWSIIEKEYDAAAGISHSTNQPAGQESTNTTIFGTLDGPFMLQQLAISEVQRRAGMDGSDLLVLNEDLTYSLSKERTATKLFIVEYKKTTKGKFVEISLEELIRSMTGPVFVNDPFPKTTSVVEYYHILPYKEILQGLLQRKWTVIPQHGLNSVIDEKLEEQGENSMSKMKKQTAKVSTPKQNKRAIKATGANSNQNSSISNQKKSCKRKAEASRATAAEGPDGESPITENESLIVPDVKTSGFVTKSINTKATTVVSGGPVFLQSGGQVDKNKTQNDNMHQDVSPPMVPCADPVIENSALEPQNMEMTENSGCITENNNDQMYDLLRLIRKIRDEILHKECILQERSIQCDMDIQTILNEGKMTPKVLSTGDKYKGTCSNMMDAANSSGSGDGGLTMSTKRKTLKEALHIRNKCQELDEICNVCEWVLPRYTIHPSVADGMFCASVHLTCPDFDMSIAGDPSLTPREARCSAAVNMMVELHKKAKHDT